One Lycium barbarum isolate Lr01 chromosome 5, ASM1917538v2, whole genome shotgun sequence genomic window carries:
- the LOC132641069 gene encoding uncharacterized protein LOC132641069, with amino-acid sequence MPPKGKATAAQKGKASTKRQAEREPPTNVEESESQSETVPNVEEQGGASAPIPPPGASGQQVSEAIHLLTQLVAAQAQRQNAGPSDRSASTRARDFLTLNPREFFGSKPGEDPQGFIDEMLRTLTLMHASETESVELASYRLRDVAVLWYKNWVITRGENAPPPVWQEFVDAFIRHYLPPEVRRARADRFLNLKQGSMSARKYSMQFNSLARYAPTMVADMGDRVYRFVSGLGPHLFRDCLTASLQDGMDISRIQAHAQNLEERQRQQRSDREGDRRQGKRARSMGESSEYRGGPRQTYSRCSGQSLTSAPPRFSDRRVDRSFQSGQGQSSRALDSQSRGDFSQRRPLVPQCSQCGKLHSGQCRQGSDACYACGQVGHMMRDFPSARDRAGTQPTGSAAGSFSARPTAQTPQTTAGRGRGRGGASTSGAVQPRVYALAGRQDLESSQMLSQVP; translated from the coding sequence atgccgccgaaaggaaaagctacagctgcccagaaaggtaaagcttcgacaaagaggcaggcggaaagagagcctccgacaaatgtagaggaaagtgaatcgcaaagtgagaccgtgcccaatgtagaagagcagggaggagcctcagctccgattcctccaccgggtgcttcgggtcaacaagtgtccgaggccatacatttattgacgcagttggttgccgctcaggcacaacgacagaatgcgggcccaagtgatcgttcagctagtacaagagcccgtgatttccttactctaaatcctcgagaatttttcgggtcgaagccgggtgaggacccacaaggttttatcgatgaaatgttgaggacgctaacacttatgcatgcttctgagactgaatctgtagagttggcctcatatagacttcgcgacgtggcggtactatggtataagaattgggtgataacaagaggggagaatgcaccacctcccgtgtggcaagagtttgtagatgcctttattcgtcactacttgccacctgaagtccgccgagctcgagcggacaggttcttgaatttgaaacaaggaagcatgagtgcccgaaagtatagtatgcaattcaactcattggcccggtatgctccgactatggtggctgacatgggggaccgagtctatagatttgtgagtggtttaggaccacacttgttcagagattgcctgacagcctctttgcaagacgggatggatatttcccggatacaggcccatgctcagaacctcgaggaacgacaacgacagcagagaagtgatcgtgagggtgacagaagacaaggtaagagggctagatctatgggggagagcagtgagtaccgagggggaccgaggcagacatattctaggtgcTCAGGTCAGTCattgactagtgcacctcctagattctcagataggagggttgaccgttcttttcagtcaggccaggggcagagttcgagggccttagattcgcagtctaggggagactttagccagaggagacctctagTACCgcagtgtagccagtgtggcaaactacattccggacagtgtcgtcagggttcggatgcttgttatgcttgcgggcaagttggtcacatgatgagagatttcccctcagcgagagatagagctgggactcagcctacaggttcagcagcgggttctttttcagcacgcccgacagcacagactcctcagactacagcaggtaggggcagaggtagagggggagcatctacttcaggtgctgtacagccccgtgtgtatgctttagctgggcgacaagatcttgagtcttcccagatgttgtcacaggtaccttga